The DNA segment TCGCGGCGCTGGTTCACCCACTCGTCGCGGCGTTCGAGGATCTGATCCATCAGAACTTCGAGCCGCGCCGGGTCGAGCAGCCGGGCTTCGAGATGGCCGACCACCGCCTCATTGAGACGGTCCATCGGCACGGTGATGCCTGGACAGCCGGTCGCACCCTGCCGCGCCTTCGTCGAGCAGGTGTAATAGCGATACTCCCGCCCGACGCTGCTGGTGCCCGTGCGCAGCGTCATGGCGCCGCCGCAGCACGCGCAGAAGCAGATGCCGGTGAGCAGCGTCGGCCCACCCACCGCCATCGGCGGCATCATCTTCGGGCTGCGCGCCTTGAGCGAGCGCTGGACCGCCTCGAACTCCGCTTCCGAGACGATCGGCGGCACTTCCATGACCGCGTGCTCGCTCTCGGGCTTGGGCGTCTTCGTCTTGTGGTCGCGGGTGTTGAAGCGGTGCTGGCCGATATAGGTCGTGCGGGTGAGCACCTGATGCACCGCGCCCAAGCCCCAGCGCCCGCCGTCGCGGGTGCGGATGTTGTTCTCGTTGAGCCAGGTCGCGATCGACTTGAGGCCCATTGGCCCCCGATTATCGACGCCGTTGAGCGCCATGCGGTAGATGCGCCGCACCGTCTCGGCCTGGATCGGGTCGATCTCCAGCTTCTTCTTGATCTTCGCGCCCCGCTCCTCCGCCGCAACCACGCGATAGCCGATCGGCGCCCGCGCGCCGTTCCAGAAGCCTTGCCGGGCATTCTCCTTCATCGCGCGAAGCGTGTGCTTGCCGTTCTCCTTCGACTGATACTCGTCGAACAGCGTCATGATCTGGCGCATCATCACGCTCATCGGATCGTCGCCCAGGTCTTGCGTGATCGAGATCAGCCGCACGCCGTTCTTCGCCAGCTTGCGGACGTAGAACTCGAACTGGAATTGGTCGCGAAAGAACCGCGAGAAGCTGTGGACGAGAATGACATTGAACGTCGGCGGCTTGACCATCGCCGCTTCGATCATCGCCTGGAACGAGGGCCGACGATCATCGGTGGCGGTGTTGCCCGGCTCGACGAACTCGGCCGCGACCGACCACCCCTTGCCGACACAGTAATTCTCCATCTGGCGGCGCTGGTCGGGGATCGACAGATCATGTTCCGCCTGGCGCGGCGTTGAAACTCGCAGATAGAGCGCGGCGCGAGCGGTCGCCACGACCGGCGCCTCATCCTCATCTCGTCGCAGGGCGGCGCTGGTCATGACGCTTCACTCCTCACTTCACGGCAGCGGTCCGAACAGCTTGTCCAGCTCTTGCCGCATATGGCCTTCGATCGCGCGCAGCTCGGCGTCGCCGATCGGAACCTGCTCCGGCCAATCGTCAGTGACGACGATCGGCCCGTCATCCTCGCGCACCGGACGCGAAGCCCGGCGCGGCGCGACGCGGTTGGTGTAGTCGTGCAGGTCATGCGGGCTTTCGGCCCAGCGACGAGGCGTGCGGCGGCGGAGCTTGCGCGGAAGGGCCATTCCGACACGCTGCGTCGCGGCCGCGCCGCGTGCAAAGCCTCTGTCGCGGTGTAGCGCAGATAGGGGCGTGCTGCGGCGGGCGTCATGCTTCGCCCCACGGATCGACAACCGTAATCCCGCAATCGACGAAATCGCGGACGTTACGAGTCGCCAGCCGCGCACCGCGCGAGCGCACGATGGCGGCAATCTGCGCGTCAATCTGACTGATCGGCTTGCCACTCTGTTTCCGACCGGCGGCGATCTCGGGGTAGAAAAGCGCCGCGTCGGTATCGAACGGCAGCACGCGCCCTGCCAGATCGACATCGAACATCGGACGTGCGGCCGCGAGCAGATCATCGCGGCGGCGTCCCTCGGGAAGTAGGGCCAGACCGTAGAAGATTTCCGCCTGTGTCAGCGTCGTCGTAAACACGCCCGCCATCGGCTGCTCGGCGATCCACGCCATGACCCTGGGGTCAGGCTCGCGCCGCATCAGCTCGGAGATGACGTTGGTGTCGAGGACGATCATTCGCCGAAATCCACCGGCG comes from the Sphingomonas sp. OV641 genome and includes:
- a CDS encoding type II toxin-antitoxin system VapC family toxin; protein product: MIVLDTNVISELMRREPDPRVMAWIAEQPMAGVFTTTLTQAEIFYGLALLPEGRRRDDLLAAARPMFDVDLAGRVLPFDTDAALFYPEIAAGRKQSGKPISQIDAQIAAIVRSRGARLATRNVRDFVDCGITVVDPWGEA
- a CDS encoding recombinase family protein, with the translated sequence MTSAALRRDEDEAPVVATARAALYLRVSTPRQAEHDLSIPDQRRQMENYCVGKGWSVAAEFVEPGNTATDDRRPSFQAMIEAAMVKPPTFNVILVHSFSRFFRDQFQFEFYVRKLAKNGVRLISITQDLGDDPMSVMMRQIMTLFDEYQSKENGKHTLRAMKENARQGFWNGARAPIGYRVVAAEERGAKIKKKLEIDPIQAETVRRIYRMALNGVDNRGPMGLKSIATWLNENNIRTRDGGRWGLGAVHQVLTRTTYIGQHRFNTRDHKTKTPKPESEHAVMEVPPIVSEAEFEAVQRSLKARSPKMMPPMAVGGPTLLTGICFCACCGGAMTLRTGTSSVGREYRYYTCSTKARQGATGCPGITVPMDRLNEAVVGHLEARLLDPARLEVLMDQILERRDEWVNQRREHVADLERRATEAEAKLKRLYDAIENGVIDVSDPSLKDRIAELTATRDQAKGDSERALAHIVKIGPAITPESLRAFASALRKKLRNGDGTFARDQVRAVAQRVEVVSRKEVRIRGLRSELLRTLTAASGVEAAVLGVRAFEPKWRARNDSNVRPSDS